From Humisphaera borealis, the proteins below share one genomic window:
- a CDS encoding PKD domain-containing protein has product MSVSTDSQGWTVVTPSVDTRVVYVAANGSDANDGLSPATPVASITKARTLVRPNSPDWLLLRRGDTFSQRFDSWDISGRSASEPFVVGAYTDPAAPSTARPQLNTGIATGFGFSLRATAASSHVYIMGLAFEANRRDFRDPPSNFTSDWNGDGSTATYGLNGSNALNNILVEDCSFQYYKMGVVFQSNPTNIQLRRSIIADSWAVNVDAAGNALQSGSAANGIYTDTVNGLTIDGNIFSHNGWVDNNALFARQNIFSHNLYLNTGNSNVSVTNNIIADSASHGLQMRAGGIVKGNLFLRNPIAMSFGLVNGAVKAGGVYGEISDNVVVGSSSIFLSPRGWGIELTNLKPASQGGGTVIRNNVFANDNQNNGPAIKLDQSNTTVPDVGINDLLIEQNIVYSWFSGISIHSSYEVTRTLSGLVVRQNDFQKIVASSTIADINGSFVASHQSWSGNRYDSLNLDPNAQLFKIGGVKKTLAQWQAQVEPTAQRVTGLFPDAGRTAGGYNASLGSTNSTDEFIRQAMRQSRSFWRTAYTADPVNDWIRAGYAGGRIDAAPPTATASAENITVAGGASQTITVTLSDDNKIDLASLGDGDIRVTGPGGFSAVGTLVSSTGPADGRKRTATYRISAPGGAWAPTANGLYSIALETGQVLDAAGRSAPADPIGSFSVSLDPAVPSAVATAPAIISDNSAATVTVTYTGATTPGLPTSVAPVNAGFETPNVAGQPGAFLYAPEGGGWTFANGAGIAADASAFTSANTVAPQGAQVAFIQATGTMSQNVTGWQSGTYTLSFKAAQRANNGVSAHDFQVLVDGVVVGTFQPGGIDYQPYATASVTVAAGDHTVEFRGLNTLGGDQTSLVDDIQITGVTAPILQQMSAASFDTADIRLTGSAGFSAAPTSVLADTTDGNQRVVVYTFAAPAGGWASTSSTLAVNVVSQQVSTTSGAKVPAGKIGTVAVGVAAPIVASVSAADVVAASTQAQTFVVRYTDDNPGTALPASLDSNDLRVTGPGGFNQPATLVSATGVGTTASPLVATYTVNAPAAGWSSVVNGTYWITAQSNQVVDADGNVLAPGAIDSFRVAVDTTPPLAVALEDDILLPTTGVKSIGVSYVDASGVVGGTLNEGDLRVVGPNGFDSPVTFVRSASDSTAAYADYTLVAPGKWQSRHNGTYSIVVQPNQVFDNVGNAVTTPTVIETFDVNIEKVVPTVTIGAVSPNPRNTSVGSITVNFSELVSGFDLSDISLTRNGVPVSLAGATISTTGNISFTIGNLSSVTTSGGAYTLTVNAAGAGIIDDAGNALASGSTVSWTTDVSKPTAVASASSVTAPTSAALTISVSYSDNLDVNTSTLDGSDVRVTGPNGFSAAASLVSVGGSAGNRTAVYSLAAPSGGWKSSFNGNYSIVLQSGQVADTAGNFADTGTIGSFSVALETTPPTVSLASVSPNPRGSSVASVSATFSEAVAGLDLADLSLTRNGVGVSLAGASVSTTDGLTYTLSGITTQTAASGNYVLTLTASGSGIVDLAGNALTVGAAVSWTTDSTPPQAAATAANVLDAGTSAVTIGVLYTDNTDVNASTFDNGDLLVTGPNGFSSSVTFVSSTGTTGSRTATYSLAAPAGGWKSSHNGTYSIVLQSSQVLDPLGNAAPAGIVGSFSVAVETTPPTVAFSTIATPRDTPVDSIGVTFSENVVGFDPSDLVLTRNDQPVAMAGVTISGSGNVYTVNGLLSLTAPVGSYRLSIVAPGGISDNAGNALAVGAAVSFDVLSNAVRPDLGFESPAMGAGQFQYGPSGSAWVFVNGAGLSGNGSGFTSGNSAAPQGDQVAFLQTIGRMSQTIDGFAGGSYTLSFKAAQRANIGLNVHDFEVVVDGTVVGTFQPTSANYDTYSTASFNLTAGAHTFAFRGLNTAGGDQTSFIDDVQILPVAPTISDVGPIPVSGSVFRQQLVIVGENFAADASVVLRDQGTGQALTDISIVSRSATQIVVSARLGATGGTFRAEVSGTNGTSQPFAFAVAAQPAVSAVGTLGATGVTADLSVTGVLGTGVTYTWSVLSGPAGTTFSVNGSASSASTATFAAAGAYTLQVLASDGTSSLTRTVDVVVDQRLKTLVVTPATVVVAAGAQQQYAATATDQFNAAMTLPAITWSLASGVGSVSATGLYTAPTTGGGSAVVQATSGTVVGTATLTAQAPGSTTSVAKIDFTTATGALAAGYLRDSGQTYAARGNGFTYGWTTNHADSVFDRDVNADQLVDTTLLMKMPARWEMAVTNGTYIVTVGVGDAAGESTANIWVEGVQLYNYVVIPGNNFSTRSISVTVSDGKLTIANGSAVSQLTRITHLDVARPATSPPTVPPPPPPPPPTGGTTRRIDFQPAAAPTVSGYVVDSGLTYGSRGNGLTYGWTVSHTDSVFDRNVNSDQRLDTVLAVKKGSKWNLAVANGKYSVTVLAGDPSAASTNNVWVEGNWTMQYVKAAANQFVSRTLTVTVTDGTLTLEFGGTVDKATRLSYIDITPVA; this is encoded by the coding sequence ATGTCGGTCTCCACCGATTCGCAAGGCTGGACGGTCGTCACCCCCAGCGTCGACACGCGGGTGGTCTACGTTGCCGCCAACGGCAGCGACGCCAATGACGGCCTTTCACCGGCTACTCCGGTCGCATCGATCACCAAGGCTCGCACACTCGTTCGTCCCAACTCTCCGGACTGGCTGCTGCTGCGCCGGGGCGACACGTTCAGCCAACGTTTTGACAGCTGGGATATCTCCGGCCGAAGCGCCAGTGAGCCCTTTGTCGTTGGTGCGTACACCGATCCTGCCGCCCCTTCAACCGCTCGGCCGCAACTCAACACCGGCATCGCGACCGGGTTCGGTTTTTCGCTCAGGGCGACCGCAGCGTCCAGCCATGTGTACATCATGGGACTGGCGTTCGAGGCGAACCGGCGTGACTTCCGGGATCCGCCGAGCAACTTCACCTCCGACTGGAACGGTGACGGTTCGACCGCAACCTACGGGTTGAACGGCTCGAACGCGCTGAATAACATCCTGGTCGAAGACTGCTCGTTCCAGTACTACAAGATGGGCGTCGTCTTCCAGAGCAATCCGACCAACATTCAGCTTCGTCGGAGCATCATCGCCGACTCCTGGGCGGTGAATGTTGATGCCGCAGGAAACGCCCTCCAATCGGGTAGCGCTGCCAACGGCATCTACACCGACACGGTGAATGGGCTCACGATCGACGGCAACATCTTCTCTCACAACGGCTGGGTCGATAACAATGCGTTGTTCGCGCGGCAGAACATCTTCAGCCACAACCTTTATCTGAACACCGGCAACAGCAATGTGTCGGTAACGAACAACATCATCGCCGACAGCGCAAGCCACGGTCTGCAGATGCGTGCAGGCGGCATTGTGAAGGGGAACCTGTTCCTGCGCAACCCGATCGCAATGAGCTTCGGTCTGGTGAACGGCGCCGTCAAAGCAGGCGGGGTTTATGGCGAAATCAGCGACAACGTGGTCGTGGGATCGTCATCGATCTTCCTGAGCCCCCGGGGTTGGGGCATCGAGTTGACCAATCTCAAGCCAGCCAGCCAGGGTGGCGGCACCGTCATTCGAAACAACGTCTTTGCCAACGACAACCAGAATAACGGGCCGGCAATCAAACTCGACCAGTCCAATACCACGGTCCCCGACGTGGGCATTAACGACCTGCTGATCGAGCAGAATATCGTCTACTCGTGGTTCTCCGGCATCAGCATCCACAGCAGTTATGAAGTGACCCGGACGCTCTCGGGGCTGGTTGTCCGGCAGAACGACTTCCAGAAGATCGTCGCAAGCAGCACGATTGCCGACATCAATGGCTCGTTTGTCGCCAGCCACCAGAGCTGGTCCGGCAATCGCTACGACAGCCTGAATCTCGATCCGAACGCGCAACTGTTCAAGATCGGTGGCGTGAAGAAGACGCTCGCGCAGTGGCAGGCGCAGGTCGAGCCCACCGCACAGCGGGTGACCGGACTGTTTCCCGACGCCGGGCGCACGGCTGGCGGGTACAACGCTTCCCTCGGGTCGACCAATTCCACCGACGAGTTCATCAGGCAGGCGATGCGCCAGAGTCGCTCATTCTGGCGGACCGCTTATACGGCCGACCCGGTCAACGACTGGATCCGCGCCGGATACGCCGGCGGCCGGATCGATGCCGCCCCTCCCACCGCCACCGCCTCGGCCGAGAACATCACCGTCGCCGGCGGGGCAAGCCAGACCATCACCGTCACTTTGTCTGACGACAACAAGATTGATCTTGCCAGCCTCGGCGACGGCGATATTCGCGTCACCGGCCCCGGTGGTTTCTCTGCCGTGGGCACGCTGGTCAGCTCCACGGGCCCGGCGGACGGCCGCAAGCGGACCGCCACCTACCGGATCTCCGCCCCTGGAGGCGCCTGGGCACCAACTGCCAACGGCCTTTACTCCATCGCCCTTGAGACCGGGCAAGTTCTGGATGCAGCAGGTCGCAGTGCCCCTGCAGACCCCATCGGTTCGTTCTCCGTTTCGCTCGACCCCGCTGTCCCGTCGGCCGTGGCAACCGCTCCGGCGATTATCTCCGACAACTCCGCGGCGACGGTCACCGTCACCTACACCGGCGCGACCACGCCGGGGCTTCCGACCAGTGTCGCCCCCGTCAATGCCGGCTTTGAAACGCCGAACGTCGCCGGTCAGCCCGGTGCCTTCCTATACGCGCCCGAGGGCGGCGGATGGACTTTCGCCAACGGCGCGGGAATCGCCGCCGACGCGTCGGCCTTCACCTCTGCAAATACAGTCGCCCCTCAGGGCGCACAGGTGGCGTTCATTCAGGCCACCGGAACGATGAGTCAAAACGTCACCGGCTGGCAGAGCGGCACTTACACGCTCAGCTTCAAGGCCGCGCAACGCGCCAACAACGGCGTATCGGCACACGATTTCCAGGTGCTGGTTGACGGCGTGGTTGTAGGCACGTTCCAGCCGGGCGGCATCGACTACCAGCCGTACGCAACGGCTTCCGTCACCGTCGCCGCCGGAGATCACACCGTCGAGTTCCGGGGCCTTAACACACTGGGCGGAGATCAGACCTCCCTTGTCGATGACATCCAGATCACCGGGGTGACGGCACCCATCCTCCAACAGATGTCGGCGGCTAGCTTTGACACCGCGGACATCCGGTTGACGGGCTCGGCGGGCTTCTCGGCCGCACCGACATCCGTTCTCGCTGACACCACCGATGGAAACCAGCGCGTGGTCGTCTATACCTTCGCCGCGCCGGCCGGTGGTTGGGCTTCGACGTCAAGCACCCTGGCTGTGAATGTCGTGTCGCAACAGGTCAGCACCACGAGTGGCGCGAAGGTTCCGGCGGGCAAAATCGGAACCGTTGCCGTCGGTGTTGCCGCACCGATCGTTGCGTCCGTCTCGGCTGCCGATGTGGTCGCCGCATCCACCCAGGCGCAGACATTTGTTGTCCGGTACACCGACGACAACCCCGGCACCGCCCTGCCTGCGAGCCTCGATTCCAATGACCTCCGAGTGACGGGCCCCGGCGGATTCAACCAGCCCGCGACGCTGGTATCCGCCACCGGCGTCGGCACGACGGCTTCGCCCCTCGTCGCGACCTACACCGTGAATGCCCCTGCCGCCGGCTGGAGCTCGGTCGTCAATGGCACCTACTGGATCACCGCGCAGTCCAATCAGGTCGTCGACGCCGACGGCAATGTGCTCGCCCCCGGTGCGATCGATTCGTTCCGCGTCGCCGTGGATACCACACCACCGCTGGCGGTCGCACTCGAAGACGACATCTTGCTCCCCACGACCGGTGTTAAGTCGATCGGTGTCAGCTATGTGGATGCGAGCGGCGTCGTCGGCGGAACTCTGAATGAAGGGGATCTGCGCGTGGTCGGTCCCAACGGGTTCGATTCACCCGTGACGTTCGTACGCTCGGCCAGCGACTCAACCGCTGCCTATGCCGATTACACGCTCGTCGCTCCCGGCAAGTGGCAGAGCCGCCACAACGGGACCTACAGCATCGTCGTGCAGCCCAACCAGGTCTTTGACAACGTCGGAAACGCTGTCACGACGCCGACCGTGATCGAAACGTTCGACGTCAATATTGAGAAGGTGGTACCGACCGTCACGATTGGTGCCGTTTCGCCGAACCCGCGCAACACGTCAGTCGGTTCGATTACCGTCAACTTCTCCGAGCTGGTGAGCGGGTTTGATCTTTCCGATATCTCCCTGACGCGCAACGGAGTGCCGGTCTCGCTCGCAGGGGCGACGATTTCGACCACCGGGAACATCAGCTTTACGATCGGAAACCTGTCGAGCGTAACGACGTCCGGCGGGGCTTACACGCTGACCGTCAATGCCGCCGGAGCAGGGATCATTGATGATGCCGGCAACGCTCTGGCCAGCGGTTCTACCGTTTCCTGGACGACCGACGTTTCAAAGCCGACGGCCGTCGCGTCGGCGTCTTCAGTTACTGCACCGACGTCAGCCGCTTTGACTATCAGCGTCAGCTATTCCGACAACCTCGACGTGAACACGTCGACGCTCGACGGGAGCGACGTGCGGGTGACCGGACCGAACGGCTTCAGCGCAGCGGCGTCCCTGGTTTCCGTCGGCGGATCGGCCGGAAACAGGACGGCGGTCTACAGCCTGGCCGCGCCGAGCGGCGGATGGAAATCGTCGTTCAACGGCAACTATTCAATCGTTCTTCAGTCCGGACAGGTCGCCGACACCGCTGGTAACTTTGCCGATACGGGCACGATCGGCAGCTTCTCAGTCGCGTTGGAAACCACCCCGCCAACAGTGTCGCTCGCGAGCGTTTCGCCGAATCCTCGAGGTTCGTCAGTAGCGTCCGTTTCGGCGACGTTCAGCGAGGCCGTTGCCGGATTGGACCTGGCAGACCTGAGCCTGACCCGCAACGGTGTGGGTGTATCGCTGGCGGGCGCATCGGTTTCCACGACCGATGGCCTGACCTACACCCTCTCCGGGATCACCACGCAGACGGCCGCTTCGGGCAATTACGTCCTGACCCTCACGGCGAGCGGTTCCGGTATTGTCGACCTGGCAGGTAACGCGTTGACGGTGGGCGCGGCGGTGTCATGGACGACAGACTCCACCCCCCCGCAGGCGGCGGCGACTGCAGCGAACGTGCTCGATGCCGGCACCTCGGCCGTCACGATCGGCGTCCTCTATACCGACAACACCGACGTCAACGCCTCAACCTTCGACAACGGCGATTTGCTCGTCACCGGGCCCAACGGGTTCAGTAGCAGCGTAACGTTCGTCTCTTCCACCGGAACGACCGGCAGCCGAACTGCCACCTATTCCCTAGCCGCCCCCGCCGGCGGCTGGAAGAGCAGCCACAACGGCACCTATTCCATCGTCCTTCAGTCGTCACAGGTCCTCGATCCACTGGGCAACGCGGCTCCTGCTGGAATCGTCGGGTCGTTCAGCGTGGCCGTCGAAACCACGCCGCCCACCGTTGCGTTTTCGACGATCGCCACGCCGCGCGACACGCCCGTCGATTCGATCGGGGTGACCTTCAGCGAAAACGTCGTCGGCTTTGACCCTTCGGACCTGGTCCTCACCCGCAATGACCAGCCGGTCGCGATGGCCGGTGTGACGATCTCCGGCAGCGGCAACGTTTACACTGTGAATGGCCTGCTATCGTTGACAGCGCCGGTCGGTAGCTACCGCCTGTCAATCGTGGCACCCGGCGGTATCAGCGACAACGCGGGGAACGCCCTGGCTGTTGGAGCGGCCGTGTCGTTCGATGTTCTGTCCAATGCGGTCAGGCCTGACCTGGGGTTCGAAAGCCCGGCGATGGGCGCGGGGCAGTTCCAGTACGGCCCATCCGGCAGTGCCTGGGTTTTTGTGAATGGCGCCGGTCTGAGCGGCAATGGCAGCGGCTTCACCTCCGGCAATTCTGCGGCGCCGCAGGGTGACCAGGTCGCGTTCCTGCAGACGATCGGGCGGATGTCGCAGACCATTGACGGTTTTGCCGGCGGGTCCTACACCTTGTCCTTCAAGGCCGCACAGCGGGCGAACATCGGCCTCAACGTCCACGACTTTGAGGTCGTTGTTGACGGAACGGTTGTCGGAACCTTCCAGCCGACAAGCGCCAATTACGACACCTACTCGACCGCATCATTCAACCTCACGGCGGGAGCCCACACGTTCGCGTTCCGGGGCCTGAACACCGCCGGCGGCGATCAGACTTCGTTCATCGACGACGTGCAGATTCTGCCAGTGGCGCCGACGATTTCCGATGTCGGTCCGATACCCGTTTCGGGGTCAGTCTTCAGGCAGCAACTCGTGATCGTCGGCGAGAACTTCGCCGCCGACGCGTCGGTTGTTCTTCGCGATCAGGGGACCGGGCAAGCATTGACCGATATTTCCATCGTCAGCCGGTCGGCGACGCAGATCGTCGTCAGCGCCAGGCTGGGTGCGACGGGCGGTACGTTCCGGGCGGAGGTTTCGGGAACCAACGGCACTTCGCAGCCGTTCGCGTTTGCCGTCGCCGCCCAGCCGGCCGTCAGTGCGGTCGGGACGCTGGGTGCTACCGGCGTGACGGCCGATCTTTCCGTCACCGGCGTCCTGGGGACAGGCGTCACGTACACTTGGAGTGTGCTAAGCGGCCCGGCGGGAACGACGTTCTCCGTCAACGGTTCGGCCTCGAGCGCTTCAACAGCCACGTTTGCTGCCGCCGGTGCATATACGCTGCAAGTATTGGCGTCGGACGGTACTTCAAGCCTGACCCGCACGGTGGATGTTGTCGTCGATCAGAGGCTCAAGACCCTGGTTGTAACGCCTGCCACCGTTGTCGTCGCCGCCGGCGCGCAGCAGCAGTATGCCGCCACCGCGACCGACCAGTTTAACGCAGCGATGACGCTCCCCGCGATCACCTGGTCGCTGGCATCGGGCGTGGGGTCGGTCTCGGCCACCGGGCTTTACACGGCACCCACGACCGGCGGCGGATCGGCCGTTGTCCAGGCGACGAGCGGAACGGTCGTCGGAACCGCCACTCTGACCGCACAGGCACCGGGCAGCACGACCTCCGTCGCGAAGATCGACTTCACCACCGCCACGGGCGCGCTGGCCGCCGGATACCTCAGAGATTCGGGGCAGACCTATGCGGCCCGCGGCAACGGGTTCACCTATGGCTGGACGACGAATCACGCCGACAGCGTCTTCGATCGCGACGTGAACGCCGATCAACTCGTCGATACCACGCTGCTGATGAAGATGCCCGCCAGGTGGGAGATGGCCGTTACGAACGGTACCTACATTGTGACGGTCGGCGTTGGCGACGCCGCTGGCGAGTCGACGGCCAACATCTGGGTGGAGGGTGTACAGCTTTACAACTACGTCGTGATCCCGGGGAACAACTTCTCGACCCGTTCGATTTCCGTCACCGTGTCCGACGGCAAGTTGACGATCGCCAACGGCTCGGCGGTGAGCCAGTTGACCCGCATCACGCATCTGGATGTGGCCCGTCCGGCGACTTCTCCGCCGACCGTTCCGCCCCCGCCTCCCCCGCCGCCCCCCACGGGCGGCACGACGCGGCGGATCGACTTCCAGCCTGCCGCCGCACCGACAGTCTCGGGGTATGTGGTCGACAGCGGTTTGACCTACGGCAGCCGGGGCAATGGCCTGACCTACGGCTGGACGGTCAGCCACACCGACTCGGTCTTCGACCGCAACGTCAATTCCGACCAGCGGCTGGATACCGTTCTCGCGGTGAAGAAGGGCTCGAAGTGGAACCTGGCCGTCGCCAACGGCAAGTACTCGGTGACCGTACTCGCCGGCGATCCGTCGGCGGCCAGCACCAACAACGTCTGGGTCGAAGGCAACTGGACGATGCAGTACGTCAAAGCCGCTGCGAACCAGTTTGTCTCTCGCACGCTCACGGTGACCGTCACCGACGGCACGCTGACGCTGGAGTTCGGCGGAACCGTCGACAAGGCCACCCGGCTGAGCTACATCGACATCACGCCGGTGGCATGA
- a CDS encoding Gfo/Idh/MocA family protein — protein MSKNRIGSAALSRRDVVKSAAVAGAAMAFPTVVTSTAFGEAPAAAAPAKRITLGFIGVGKMSSGHLGYHTGRPDTEVLAICDVDKTRREHFVKFVDDKYKELKRANAKPCQGYVDYKELLARKDIDAVVIGTPDHWHTTILIEAAKAGKDIYCEKPLTLTIAEAKAAIEAVQKHKVVMQTGSQQRSEGPFRDVVDYIRNGKLGKIKEVFVALGGTHSIPCDLPKEEPASEIDWNRWLGQAAERPYAKRLAHAGELPNAYPFNPGWREFKEFSGGYVTDWGAHHIDITQWALQMDGSGPSEILPPAKEGDNYGVKLIYRGSPAGDEIVVHHVESITDAPDDKNPGKTKAQKNGIMFVGEKGRIFVSRSVKVSEPANILAEPLSEGDKKLPNTGPHREQWLKCIRSRELPVANIVVGAGSVTACHLVNLAYWNRQPMKWDPKTWTFADAKQNEWLTRPRREGFALPDIG, from the coding sequence ATGTCGAAGAATCGAATCGGTTCCGCCGCGCTGTCGCGCCGCGATGTCGTTAAGTCTGCCGCAGTTGCAGGTGCGGCGATGGCGTTTCCGACGGTCGTGACGTCGACGGCTTTCGGCGAAGCCCCCGCTGCGGCCGCACCGGCCAAGCGCATCACGCTGGGTTTCATTGGTGTGGGCAAGATGAGCAGCGGTCACCTCGGCTATCACACGGGCCGGCCGGATACCGAAGTGCTGGCGATTTGCGACGTGGACAAGACCCGCCGCGAACACTTCGTGAAGTTTGTTGACGACAAGTACAAGGAACTCAAGCGAGCCAATGCCAAGCCCTGTCAGGGTTATGTGGACTACAAGGAACTCCTGGCCCGCAAGGACATCGACGCAGTTGTCATCGGCACGCCCGACCACTGGCACACCACGATCCTGATCGAAGCCGCCAAGGCCGGGAAGGACATCTACTGCGAAAAGCCGCTGACGCTGACCATCGCCGAGGCCAAGGCGGCGATCGAAGCCGTCCAGAAGCACAAGGTGGTCATGCAAACCGGCAGCCAGCAGCGGTCCGAAGGACCGTTCCGCGATGTGGTTGACTACATCCGCAACGGCAAGCTCGGCAAGATCAAAGAAGTCTTTGTCGCGCTGGGTGGGACACACAGCATTCCCTGTGACCTTCCGAAGGAAGAGCCCGCAAGCGAGATCGACTGGAACCGTTGGCTCGGCCAGGCCGCCGAGCGCCCGTACGCCAAGCGCCTCGCCCACGCCGGCGAACTTCCCAATGCCTATCCGTTTAATCCCGGCTGGCGCGAGTTCAAGGAGTTCTCCGGCGGCTATGTCACCGACTGGGGTGCCCACCACATCGACATCACCCAATGGGCACTCCAGATGGACGGCTCGGGTCCCTCCGAGATCCTCCCCCCCGCCAAGGAGGGTGACAACTACGGCGTGAAGCTGATCTATCGCGGTTCGCCCGCCGGCGACGAAATCGTCGTTCATCATGTTGAATCGATCACCGACGCTCCCGACGACAAGAACCCGGGCAAGACGAAGGCTCAAAAGAACGGGATCATGTTCGTGGGTGAGAAGGGTCGGATCTTCGTCAGCCGAAGCGTGAAGGTGAGTGAGCCGGCGAACATTCTCGCCGAGCCGCTGTCGGAAGGGGACAAGAAGCTTCCCAACACCGGCCCGCACCGCGAGCAGTGGCTCAAGTGCATTCGCTCGCGAGAACTGCCGGTTGCCAACATCGTCGTTGGTGCCGGCAGCGTGACGGCGTGCCACCTGGTGAACCTGGCCTACTGGAACCGCCAGCCCATGAAGTGGGACCCCAAGACCTGGACCTTCGCCGACGCAAAGCAGAATGAGTGGCTGACGCGCCCCCGCCGGGAAGGTTTCGCGCTGCCGGACATCGGCTGA